The Streptomyces sp. V3I7 genome segment GAACTTCATGTCCGGGCGGAGTTCGCAGCGGTAGGTGCGGTTCGCGTCGTCGACGAAGCCGCACCTCTCGGCGGCGTCGGGCTGCGGAGTGGTCGCGCCGTTGGGGTAGGCGAGGAGCGTCTGGTAGACGTTCCGGAACAGCTCCCACGACCCGTCCCAGGACGCGGCCGGATCCAGTGTGCTGGGGGAACTGGTGGTCCCGACCACGATCGGCGACTCGCTCTCCTCGTCGCCGTCGGTGAAGACACCGCATCCGGCCAGCAGGGATATGGAGGCGACCGCCGCCACCTGCCGAAGGCATCGGTTCCGCTTGAACACGCGCACGCTCCTCGATCTGCCATACCAAGGGTTGGCAGACCATACCGCAGCCGTGCGGAGGCTGAACCTCCCCCCGTGGCAAGCCGATTGAACGCTGTACGAGGGAGACGGCGCAGGCCGGGCGGACGAATCTCGCCTTGCCGCGACCGGTCCCGTTTTATCCGTACGAGGCACGGGACCGTGGGATACGACGGCTCGGGCGCCGCTCCCCCGTGAGGGAACGGCGCCCGAGTCGGCGGTGCGGGAGGCCGCGCGGGCCTTGCCGGAGGATTCCGGTCAGCCCACGCCGGCGTTCAGGAAGATGCCGCCGTCGACGACGAGCGTCTGGCCGGTGATCCAGTCGGACTGCTCCGAGGTGAGGAACGCGGCGGCGCCACCGATGTCGGAGGGCACGCCGAGCCGGGCGAGCGGGTAGGCCGCGGCGGCCTCCGCCTCCCGGCCCTCGTACAGGGCCTCGGCGAACTTGGTCTTGACCACGGCGGGGGCGATCGCGTTGACCCGTACCTTGGGCGCGTACTCGTGCGCCAGCTGCTGGGTCAGGTTGATCATCGCGGCCTTGCTGACGCCGTACGCGCCGATGAACGGCGAGGGCGCGAGGCCGGCGACCGAGGCGATGTTGACGATCGCGCCGCCGTTGTCCTTCTGCCAGGCGTGCCAGGTCTTCTGGGCGAAGCCGAGCGCCGAGATCACGTTGGTCTCGAACACCTTGCGCGCGACGTTCAGGTCGAGGTCGGCGAGCGGGCCGAACACCGGGTTCGTACCGGCGTTGTTGACCAGGAAGTCGACGCGGCCGAAGGCCTCCATCGTGCGCTCGACGGCCTCGGCCTGGTGGTCCAGGTCGTGGGCCTTGCCGGCGACGGCGATGACCCGGTCCGAGCCGAGCTTCTCGACGGCCTCCTTGAGCGCCTCCTCGCCTCGGCCGGTGATGCAGACGCGGTCGCCCCGTGCCACGAGGGCTTCGGCGATGCCGTAGCCGATGCCGCGGCTGCCGCCGGTGACGAGGGCGGTCTTGCCGGAGAGTGCGGGCAGTTCAGTCATGTCCGTGATTCCCGTGTTCCCTAGTCGAGCGGTCCGCCGGCGACGTACAGCACCTGGCCGGAGACGAAGCCGGCGTCCTCACCGGTGAAGAAGGCGATGGCGTTCGCGATGTCCTCGGGCTCGCCGACGCGCTGCACGGGGATGGCCGTGGCGGCGGCGGCCTTGAATTCCTCGAAGCCCATCTTGACGCGCTCGGCGGTGGCCTTGGTCATCTCGGTGGCGATGAAGCCGGGGGCGACGGCGTTGGCCGTGATGCCGAACTTGCCGAGCTCGATGGCGAGGGTCTTGGTGAAGCCCTGCAGACCGGCCTTGGCGGCCGAGTAGTTGGCCTGGCCGCGGTTGCCGAGCGCGGAGGACGAGGAGAGGTTGACGATCCGGCCGAAGCCGGCCTCCACCATGTGCTTCTGGACGGCCTTGGC includes the following:
- the fabG gene encoding 3-oxoacyl-ACP reductase FabG, producing MSTTEQRVAIVTGAARGIGAATAVRLAAEGRAVAVVDLDEAACKDTVEKITAAGGKAIAVGADVSDEAQVEAAVARVAEELGAPVILVNNAGVLRDNLLFKMTSSDWDTVMNVHLRGSFLMAKAVQKHMVEAGFGRIVNLSSSSALGNRGQANYSAAKAGLQGFTKTLAIELGKFGITANAVAPGFIATEMTKATAERVKMGFEEFKAAAATAIPVQRVGEPEDIANAIAFFTGEDAGFVSGQVLYVAGGPLD
- a CDS encoding SDR family oxidoreductase, coding for MTELPALSGKTALVTGGSRGIGYGIAEALVARGDRVCITGRGEEALKEAVEKLGSDRVIAVAGKAHDLDHQAEAVERTMEAFGRVDFLVNNAGTNPVFGPLADLDLNVARKVFETNVISALGFAQKTWHAWQKDNGGAIVNIASVAGLAPSPFIGAYGVSKAAMINLTQQLAHEYAPKVRVNAIAPAVVKTKFAEALYEGREAEAAAAYPLARLGVPSDIGGAAAFLTSEQSDWITGQTLVVDGGIFLNAGVG